Proteins encoded together in one Lathamus discolor isolate bLatDis1 chromosome 3, bLatDis1.hap1, whole genome shotgun sequence window:
- the LOC136010820 gene encoding CARD- and ANK-domain containing inflammasome adapter protein-like, which yields MHSTSLFTNPYAIEVLKTKKEELVEGITHPDHLLNWLIDNGVFTPEKKMVMSFYRTRAEKNSRVLDLLMSHGERACRLFFYPCLKHVEPKLYSKIRKYVSEVNESIGDARRQLVGYLLEKDKVWFESSNEWHQGEKDRPRRKKKEWSIRNKGKKLQLSRTAKPRKDHTDVNIFDTATTGNLSELKKTLKDNDINAINSSSETLLHVAAANGHATVMEYLISKGAKVDVKDKNGRTPLHRAAEKGHGDAVKVLLQSGAYLYSLDMKSKTPLHLTAQNNHSHIVKILVEEEARSYRNQHNFLHMAALKDESSLAKMLLKAGASVDGKDEKGQPPLSHAVSHRSENTAKVLLEAGASVDSNMAERAFNSNHPSIFKILLEYSKDFPSEVMESALFRAVQKNLPSIIAALIDRGTDINALNDMRYTPLLLACETGKAEAAEVLITKGANFGMRTPALDTALHLAAQAGAASTAHLLLHKGIETNLRNQAHETPLHVAALHNKGGLVGLLVNAGAQINAATKEFVTPLHIASQRGNSDAAQQLLHHKAHVNVKDKQLKSPLHFAAERGDRTMVEMLLNAKADPNAQDKEKKTPLHTAAVRGHLGIVEVLLAGKARFGVKDMDGCTPMHYAAIKGNTEIVKILLASGKNKNIDDRNIWRKTALHIAAEHGHSDLINVLLSHGAAINASDSSRDTALHCACKAGHLNAVNALLNWSQGERANLLAANSLQKTPLQVAEFNITENQAQIVTLLKKKMLITK from the coding sequence ATGCATTCAACCAGCCTATTCACAAATCCATATGCAATTGAAGTCCTAAAGACTAAAAAAGAAGAACTCGTAGAAGGCATAACCCACCCAGACCATCTTCTGAACTGGCTGATAGACAATGGTGTTTTTACCCCAGAGAAAAAGATGGTCATGAGTTTCTACAGGACACGAGCAGAAAAGAACTCTCGAGTTTTAGACCTACTGATGTCTCATGGTGAACGAGCCTGCAGGCTCTTTTTTTATCCATGTTTAAAGCACGTGGAGCCAAAACTTTACAGCAAGATAAGAAAATACGTCAGTGAAGTGAATGAAAGCATTGGAGACGCTAGAAGACAATTAGTAGGATATTTACTTGAAAAAGACAAGGTTTGGTTTGAAAGTAGCAATGAATGGCACCAGGGAGAAAAAGACAGacctagaagaaaaaagaaagaatggtcTATtaggaataaaggaaaaaaacttcaaCTGTCAAGGACAGCAAAACCTAGAAAAGATCACACTGATGTTAACATCTTTGATACAGCCACTACGGGCAATCTTTCTGAGTTAAAGAAGACACTGAAAGACAACGATATTAATGCCATAAACTCCTCAAGTGAAACACTTCTGCATGTTGCAGCTGCTAATGGACATGCAACCGTAATGGAATATTTGATCAGCAAAGGTGCAAAGGTAGATGTGAAGGACAAGAACGGAAGAACACCACTGCACAGGGCTGCTGAGAAAGGCCATGGTGATGCAGTGAAAGTGCTGCTCCAATCTGGTGCTTATCTGTACAGTTTGGATATGAAAAGCAAGACACCACTTCATTTGACCGCACAGAATAACCACAGTCACATAGTGAAGATACTTGTGGAAGAAGAGGCAAGAAGCTACAGGAACCAGCACAACTTCTTGCACATGGCAGCTCTTAAAGATGAAAGCAGTCTagcaaaaatgcttttgaaggCTGGTGCTTCCGTTGATGGAAAGGACGAAAAGGGACAGCCTCCTCTTAGTCATGCTGTGTCTCACAGGtctgaaaacactgcaaaagtACTGCTAGAAGCTGGAGCCAGTGTTGATTCCAACATGGCTGAAAGAGCCTTCAACAGCAACCACCCATCAATCTTCAAAATACTACTAGAATATTCCAAAGATTTTCCATCTGAAGTAATGGAATCAGCTCTTTTTAGAGCTGTGCAGAAAAATCTGCCCAGTATTATAGCTGCTTTAATTGACAGAGGTACAGATATAAATGCTCTCAATGACATGAGGTACACTCCTTTACTCCTGGCATGTGAAACAGGCAAAGCTGAAGCTGCAGAAGTTCTAATCACAAAGGGAGCAAACTTTGGAATGAGGACTCCTGCTTTGGACACAGCTTTGCACTTGGCAGCTCAAGCTGGGGCTGCTTCCACTGCACATCTGCTTCTGCACAAGGGGATAGAAACTAACCTTAGGAACCAAGCCCATGAAACCCCACTTCATGTTGCTGCCCTTCATAATAAAGGTGGATTAGTTGGACTTCTAGTTAATGCTGGGGCCCAAATTAATGCTGCCACTAAAGAATTTGTTACTCCCCTGCATATTGCAAGTCAAAGAGGTAACAGTGATGCTGCCCAACAACTCTTGCACCACAAAGCCCATGTTAATGTTAAGGATAAGCAGTTAAAATCCCCTTTacattttgctgctgaaagGGGAGACAGAACAATGGTAGAGATGCTTTTGAATGCTAAAGCTGACCCCAATGCACAAGACAAAGAGAAGAAGACTCccctgcacactgcagctgtgAGAGGACATCTCGGCATTGTGGAAGTTCTGTTAGCTGGAAAAGCAAGATTTGGAGTTAAGGACATGGATGGATGCACTCCAATGCACTATGCAGCCATCAAGGGAAACACAGAGATTGTAAAAATTCTTCTGGCatcagggaaaaataaaaatattgatgaTAGAAACATTTGGAGAAAGACTGCACTGCATATTGCAGCAGAGCATGGGCACAGTGACCTGATCAATGTGTTGCTGAGCCACGGGGCAGCCATTAATGCCTCAGACAGCAGCAGGGACACGGCACTGCACTGTGCATGCAAGGCTGGTCACTTGAATGCTGTGAATGCCCTCCTAAACTGGTCACAAGGAGAAAGAGCAAATTTACTGGCTGCTAACAGTCTTCAAAAGACCCCCCTGCAAGTAGCAGAGTTTAATATAACAGAAAATCAGGCTCAAATTGTAACacttttgaagaagaaaatgttaataacAAAATGA
- the MYSM1 gene encoding deubiquitinase MYSM1 isoform X1 codes for MAAAEELEVDIEGDPAAVPGSAEPGDHGNMASSLLQDHYLDSSWRTDNSLPWTLDSSISEENRAVIEKMLLEEEYYLSNKSLSEKIWLNQKEVEKRSVKSPHKKTGKVMVRSPTKPANYSLKWTPEEKELFEQGLVKFGRRWTKIAKLIGSRTVLQVKSYARQYFKNKAKNGGSEKEAQSQCGSSLPIEDGIKVEAWSAGSLRGRADPNLNAVKIEKLSDDEEVDITDDMDELLSPTSQQETRKPELAVISKSAVEETKGAEHGSSAVEHSSTASLRKEDPHHTKQDTVDALVFPSVAATCSQHLNGDKPVNLDYQQYSKFLDKSDQGRLATSCGIKQEADQELHERRRDLADDGLLFPSPCQVDDDHQEEAEELKPPEQEVEVDRSIILDEEKQAIPEFFEGRQAKTPERYLKIRNYILDQWERCKPKYLNKTSVRPGLKNCGDVNCIGRIHTYLELIGAINFGCEQAVYNRPQPADRTRAKEGKDTVEAYQLAQRLQSMRTRRRRVRDPWGNWCDAKDLEGQTFEHLSAEELARRREEEKLKPAKSSKGSRQTKSSFDPFQLIPCCLFTAEKQEPFQVKVSSEALLIMDLHSHVSMAEVIGLLGGRYSEADKIVEVCAAEPCNSLSTGLQCEMDPVSQTQASETLAARGYSVIGWYHSHPAFDPNPSIRDIDTQAKYQSYFSRGGAMFIGMIISPYNRNNPLPYSQMTCLVISDELSPDGSYRLPYKFEVQQMLEEPQWELIFAKTRWIIEKYRFCHSSVPMDKIFHRDSDLTCLQKLLECMRKTLSKVTNCFIAEEFLTQIENLFLSTYKSEQKSDAEGNGNQSLNELPG; via the exons ATGGCGGCGGCTGAAGAGCTGGAGGTGGATATCGAAGGGGACCCGGCGGCCGTCCCCGGGTCCGCGGAGCCGGG AGATCATGGAAACATGGCTTCAAGCTTGCTGCAGGATCACTACCTTGATTCATCCTGGAGAACTGACAACAGTCTT CCATGGACGCTGGACAGCAGCATTAGTGAAGAAAACAGGGCTGTCATTGAGAAAATGCTGCTTGAAGAGGA ATACTATTTATCTAATAAATCGCTTTCTGAAAAAATATGGCTCAATCAAAAGGAAGTGGAGAAAAGATCTGTGAAAAG CCCACataagaaaactggaaaagtcAT GGTCCGATCACCTACCAAACCAGCTAATTACTCATTAAAGTGGACACCAGAAGAGAAAGAGCTATTTGAACAAGGATTG GTGAAATTTGGCCGCCGGTGGACGAAAATTGCCAAGCTGATTGGCAGTCGAACTGTGCTCCAAGTGAAGAGCTATGCTCGGCAGTATTTTAAGAACAAG GCAAAAAATGGTGGTTCTGAAAAAGAAGCACAAAGTCAATGTGGGAGCAGCCTTCCCATTGAAGATGGGATAAAGGTAGAAGCATGGTCAGCTGGAAGCTTGAGAGGCCGGGCAGACCCCAATCTGAATGCAGTGAAAATTGAGAAGCTGTCAGATGATGAAGAAGTGGACATAACTGATGACATGGATGAGCTGCTTTCTCCTACTTCCCAGCAGGAAACCAGAAAACCTGAATTAGCTGTTATTTCCAAAAGTGCCgttgaagaaacaaaaggagcGGAACATGGTTCTTCAGCTGTCGAACATAGTTCTACAGCTTCTTTACGTAAAGAAGATCCTCACCATACCAAGCAAGATACAGTGGATGCATTGGTATTCCCAAGTGTTGCGGCAACATGTTCTCAGCACCTGAATGGTGATAAACCTGTGAACTTAGACTACCAGCAATACAGTAAGTTTCTGGACAAAAGTGACCAAGGCAGACTAGCAACATCTTGTGGTATTAAACAAGAAGCTGATCAGGAGCTCCATGAGAGACGGAGAGACCTGGCTGATGATGGAttgctctttccttctccctgccaAGTGGATGATGATCACCAAGAAGAAGCAGAGGAGCTTAAGCCACCTGAACAAGAAGTGGAGGTTGACAGGAGCATCATTCTGGATGAAGAAAAGCAGGCTATTCCTGAGTTCTTTGAGGGGCGCCAGGCCAAAACCCCAGAGCGTTACCTGAAAATTAGGAATTACATTTTGGATCAATG GGAGAGGTGTAAACCCAAGTACCTGAACAAGACCTCAGTGCGGCCGGGCCTGAAGAACTGTGGCGATGTGAACTGCATTGGGCGCATCCACACGTACCTGGAATTAATCGGAGCAATTAACTTTGGCTGTG AGCAGGCTGTCTACAACCGCCCCCAGCCAGCAGACAGGACCCGGGCCAAGGAAGGCAAAGACACGGTGGAAGCGTATCAGCTCGCCCAGCGCTTGCAGTCCATG cGTACAAGACGACGGCGAGTGCGGGACCCCTGGGGAAACTGGTGTGATGCGAAGGATTTGGAAGGACAGACATTTGAG CATCTGTCTGCTGAGGAATTAGCaagaagaagggaggaggaaaaactgAAACCTGCAAAATCTTCTAAAGGTTCAAGACAAACAAAAAG tTCCTTTGATCCCTTTCAGCTGATTCCGTGCTGCCTGttcactgcagaaaagcag GAACCCTTTCAGGTGAAAGTATCTTCTGAAGCACTTCTAATAATGGATTTG CACTCTCATGTCTCTATGGCAGAAGTAATAGGGCTGCTGGGTGGAAGATACTCAGAAGCGGATAAAATTGTGGAA GTTtgtgcagcagagccctgcaataGTCTCAGTACAGGGCTGCAGTGCGAGATGGACCCAGTGTCTCAGACACAGGCCTCGGAAACACTGGCTGCCAGAGGATACAGTGTCATCGGGTGGTACCATTCCCACCCCGCCTTTGACCCCAACCCCTCCATCCGAGACATTGACACTCAAGCCAAATACCAG agtTACTTCTCCAGGGGTGGTGCCATGTTCATTGGGATGATTATAAGTCCTTACAACCGAAATAATCCTCTCCCATACTCTCAGATGACTTGTCTAGTGATCAGTGATGAGCTCAGTCCTGACGGTTCCTACC GTCTGCCCTACAAGTTTGAAGTCCAGCAGATGCTGGAGGAACCACAGTGGGAATTAATATTTGCAAAAACCAGGTGGATAATTGAAAAGTACAGATTCTGCCATAG CAGTGTTCCCATGGATAAAATTTTCCACAGAGATTCTGACCTGACTTGTTTGCAGAAA CTTTTGGAGTGCATGAGGAAGACTTTGAGCAAGGTCACAAACTGCTTCATTGCTGAAGAGTTCTTGACTCAGATAGAGAACTTGTTCCTTTCCACATACAAGAGTGAACAAAAGAGCGATGCTGAAGGAAACGGGAATCAGAGTTTGAATGAACTGCCTGGGTGA
- the MYSM1 gene encoding deubiquitinase MYSM1 isoform X2, with amino-acid sequence MAAAEELEVDIEGDPAAVPGSAEPGDHGNMASSLLQDHYLDSSWRTDNSLPWTLDSSISEENRAVIEKMLLEEEYYLSNKSLSEKIWLNQKEVEKRSVKSPHKKTGKVMVRSPTKPANYSLKWTPEEKELFEQGLVKFGRRWTKIAKLIGSRTVLQVKSYARQYFKNKAKNGGSEKEAQSQCGSSLPIEDGIKVEAWSAGSLRGRADPNLNAVKIEKLSDDEEVDITDDMDELLSPTSQQETRKPELAVISKSAVEETKGAEHGSSAVEHSSTASLRKEDPHHTKQDTVDALVFPSVAATCSQHLNGDKPVNLDYQQYSKFLDKSDQGRLATSCGIKQEADQELHERRRDLADDGLLFPSPCQVDDDHQEEAEELKPPEQEVEVDRSIILDEEKQAIPEFFEGRQAKTPERYLKIRNYILDQWERCKPKYLNKTSVRPGLKNCGDVNCIGRIHTYLELIGAINFGCEQAVYNRPQPADRTRAKEGKDTVEAYQLAQRLQSMRTRRRRVRDPWGNWCDAKDLEGQTFEHLSAEELARRREEEKLKPAKSSKGSRQTKSSFDPFQLIPCCLFTAEKQEPFQVKVSSEALLIMDLHSHVSMAEVIGLLGGRYSEADKIVEVCAAEPCNSLSTGLQCEMDPVSQTQASETLAARGYSVIGWYHSHPAFDPNPSIRDIDTQAKYQSYFSRGGAMFIGMIISPYNRNNPLPYSQMTCLVISDELSPDGSYRLPYKFEVQQMLEEPQWELIFAKTRWIIEKYRFCHSVPMDKIFHRDSDLTCLQKLLECMRKTLSKVTNCFIAEEFLTQIENLFLSTYKSEQKSDAEGNGNQSLNELPG; translated from the exons ATGGCGGCGGCTGAAGAGCTGGAGGTGGATATCGAAGGGGACCCGGCGGCCGTCCCCGGGTCCGCGGAGCCGGG AGATCATGGAAACATGGCTTCAAGCTTGCTGCAGGATCACTACCTTGATTCATCCTGGAGAACTGACAACAGTCTT CCATGGACGCTGGACAGCAGCATTAGTGAAGAAAACAGGGCTGTCATTGAGAAAATGCTGCTTGAAGAGGA ATACTATTTATCTAATAAATCGCTTTCTGAAAAAATATGGCTCAATCAAAAGGAAGTGGAGAAAAGATCTGTGAAAAG CCCACataagaaaactggaaaagtcAT GGTCCGATCACCTACCAAACCAGCTAATTACTCATTAAAGTGGACACCAGAAGAGAAAGAGCTATTTGAACAAGGATTG GTGAAATTTGGCCGCCGGTGGACGAAAATTGCCAAGCTGATTGGCAGTCGAACTGTGCTCCAAGTGAAGAGCTATGCTCGGCAGTATTTTAAGAACAAG GCAAAAAATGGTGGTTCTGAAAAAGAAGCACAAAGTCAATGTGGGAGCAGCCTTCCCATTGAAGATGGGATAAAGGTAGAAGCATGGTCAGCTGGAAGCTTGAGAGGCCGGGCAGACCCCAATCTGAATGCAGTGAAAATTGAGAAGCTGTCAGATGATGAAGAAGTGGACATAACTGATGACATGGATGAGCTGCTTTCTCCTACTTCCCAGCAGGAAACCAGAAAACCTGAATTAGCTGTTATTTCCAAAAGTGCCgttgaagaaacaaaaggagcGGAACATGGTTCTTCAGCTGTCGAACATAGTTCTACAGCTTCTTTACGTAAAGAAGATCCTCACCATACCAAGCAAGATACAGTGGATGCATTGGTATTCCCAAGTGTTGCGGCAACATGTTCTCAGCACCTGAATGGTGATAAACCTGTGAACTTAGACTACCAGCAATACAGTAAGTTTCTGGACAAAAGTGACCAAGGCAGACTAGCAACATCTTGTGGTATTAAACAAGAAGCTGATCAGGAGCTCCATGAGAGACGGAGAGACCTGGCTGATGATGGAttgctctttccttctccctgccaAGTGGATGATGATCACCAAGAAGAAGCAGAGGAGCTTAAGCCACCTGAACAAGAAGTGGAGGTTGACAGGAGCATCATTCTGGATGAAGAAAAGCAGGCTATTCCTGAGTTCTTTGAGGGGCGCCAGGCCAAAACCCCAGAGCGTTACCTGAAAATTAGGAATTACATTTTGGATCAATG GGAGAGGTGTAAACCCAAGTACCTGAACAAGACCTCAGTGCGGCCGGGCCTGAAGAACTGTGGCGATGTGAACTGCATTGGGCGCATCCACACGTACCTGGAATTAATCGGAGCAATTAACTTTGGCTGTG AGCAGGCTGTCTACAACCGCCCCCAGCCAGCAGACAGGACCCGGGCCAAGGAAGGCAAAGACACGGTGGAAGCGTATCAGCTCGCCCAGCGCTTGCAGTCCATG cGTACAAGACGACGGCGAGTGCGGGACCCCTGGGGAAACTGGTGTGATGCGAAGGATTTGGAAGGACAGACATTTGAG CATCTGTCTGCTGAGGAATTAGCaagaagaagggaggaggaaaaactgAAACCTGCAAAATCTTCTAAAGGTTCAAGACAAACAAAAAG tTCCTTTGATCCCTTTCAGCTGATTCCGTGCTGCCTGttcactgcagaaaagcag GAACCCTTTCAGGTGAAAGTATCTTCTGAAGCACTTCTAATAATGGATTTG CACTCTCATGTCTCTATGGCAGAAGTAATAGGGCTGCTGGGTGGAAGATACTCAGAAGCGGATAAAATTGTGGAA GTTtgtgcagcagagccctgcaataGTCTCAGTACAGGGCTGCAGTGCGAGATGGACCCAGTGTCTCAGACACAGGCCTCGGAAACACTGGCTGCCAGAGGATACAGTGTCATCGGGTGGTACCATTCCCACCCCGCCTTTGACCCCAACCCCTCCATCCGAGACATTGACACTCAAGCCAAATACCAG agtTACTTCTCCAGGGGTGGTGCCATGTTCATTGGGATGATTATAAGTCCTTACAACCGAAATAATCCTCTCCCATACTCTCAGATGACTTGTCTAGTGATCAGTGATGAGCTCAGTCCTGACGGTTCCTACC GTCTGCCCTACAAGTTTGAAGTCCAGCAGATGCTGGAGGAACCACAGTGGGAATTAATATTTGCAAAAACCAGGTGGATAATTGAAAAGTACAGATTCTGCCATAG TGTTCCCATGGATAAAATTTTCCACAGAGATTCTGACCTGACTTGTTTGCAGAAA CTTTTGGAGTGCATGAGGAAGACTTTGAGCAAGGTCACAAACTGCTTCATTGCTGAAGAGTTCTTGACTCAGATAGAGAACTTGTTCCTTTCCACATACAAGAGTGAACAAAAGAGCGATGCTGAAGGAAACGGGAATCAGAGTTTGAATGAACTGCCTGGGTGA
- the MYSM1 gene encoding deubiquitinase MYSM1 isoform X3 encodes MAAAEELEVDIEGDPAAVPGSAEPGDHGNMASSLLQDHYLDSSWRTDNSLPWTLDSSISEENRAVIEKMLLEEEYYLSNKSLSEKIWLNQKEVEKRSVKRVRSPTKPANYSLKWTPEEKELFEQGLVKFGRRWTKIAKLIGSRTVLQVKSYARQYFKNKAKNGGSEKEAQSQCGSSLPIEDGIKVEAWSAGSLRGRADPNLNAVKIEKLSDDEEVDITDDMDELLSPTSQQETRKPELAVISKSAVEETKGAEHGSSAVEHSSTASLRKEDPHHTKQDTVDALVFPSVAATCSQHLNGDKPVNLDYQQYSKFLDKSDQGRLATSCGIKQEADQELHERRRDLADDGLLFPSPCQVDDDHQEEAEELKPPEQEVEVDRSIILDEEKQAIPEFFEGRQAKTPERYLKIRNYILDQWERCKPKYLNKTSVRPGLKNCGDVNCIGRIHTYLELIGAINFGCEQAVYNRPQPADRTRAKEGKDTVEAYQLAQRLQSMRTRRRRVRDPWGNWCDAKDLEGQTFEHLSAEELARRREEEKLKPAKSSKGSRQTKSSFDPFQLIPCCLFTAEKQEPFQVKVSSEALLIMDLHSHVSMAEVIGLLGGRYSEADKIVEVCAAEPCNSLSTGLQCEMDPVSQTQASETLAARGYSVIGWYHSHPAFDPNPSIRDIDTQAKYQSYFSRGGAMFIGMIISPYNRNNPLPYSQMTCLVISDELSPDGSYRLPYKFEVQQMLEEPQWELIFAKTRWIIEKYRFCHSSVPMDKIFHRDSDLTCLQKLLECMRKTLSKVTNCFIAEEFLTQIENLFLSTYKSEQKSDAEGNGNQSLNELPG; translated from the exons ATGGCGGCGGCTGAAGAGCTGGAGGTGGATATCGAAGGGGACCCGGCGGCCGTCCCCGGGTCCGCGGAGCCGGG AGATCATGGAAACATGGCTTCAAGCTTGCTGCAGGATCACTACCTTGATTCATCCTGGAGAACTGACAACAGTCTT CCATGGACGCTGGACAGCAGCATTAGTGAAGAAAACAGGGCTGTCATTGAGAAAATGCTGCTTGAAGAGGA ATACTATTTATCTAATAAATCGCTTTCTGAAAAAATATGGCTCAATCAAAAGGAAGTGGAGAAAAGATCTGTGAAAAG GGTCCGATCACCTACCAAACCAGCTAATTACTCATTAAAGTGGACACCAGAAGAGAAAGAGCTATTTGAACAAGGATTG GTGAAATTTGGCCGCCGGTGGACGAAAATTGCCAAGCTGATTGGCAGTCGAACTGTGCTCCAAGTGAAGAGCTATGCTCGGCAGTATTTTAAGAACAAG GCAAAAAATGGTGGTTCTGAAAAAGAAGCACAAAGTCAATGTGGGAGCAGCCTTCCCATTGAAGATGGGATAAAGGTAGAAGCATGGTCAGCTGGAAGCTTGAGAGGCCGGGCAGACCCCAATCTGAATGCAGTGAAAATTGAGAAGCTGTCAGATGATGAAGAAGTGGACATAACTGATGACATGGATGAGCTGCTTTCTCCTACTTCCCAGCAGGAAACCAGAAAACCTGAATTAGCTGTTATTTCCAAAAGTGCCgttgaagaaacaaaaggagcGGAACATGGTTCTTCAGCTGTCGAACATAGTTCTACAGCTTCTTTACGTAAAGAAGATCCTCACCATACCAAGCAAGATACAGTGGATGCATTGGTATTCCCAAGTGTTGCGGCAACATGTTCTCAGCACCTGAATGGTGATAAACCTGTGAACTTAGACTACCAGCAATACAGTAAGTTTCTGGACAAAAGTGACCAAGGCAGACTAGCAACATCTTGTGGTATTAAACAAGAAGCTGATCAGGAGCTCCATGAGAGACGGAGAGACCTGGCTGATGATGGAttgctctttccttctccctgccaAGTGGATGATGATCACCAAGAAGAAGCAGAGGAGCTTAAGCCACCTGAACAAGAAGTGGAGGTTGACAGGAGCATCATTCTGGATGAAGAAAAGCAGGCTATTCCTGAGTTCTTTGAGGGGCGCCAGGCCAAAACCCCAGAGCGTTACCTGAAAATTAGGAATTACATTTTGGATCAATG GGAGAGGTGTAAACCCAAGTACCTGAACAAGACCTCAGTGCGGCCGGGCCTGAAGAACTGTGGCGATGTGAACTGCATTGGGCGCATCCACACGTACCTGGAATTAATCGGAGCAATTAACTTTGGCTGTG AGCAGGCTGTCTACAACCGCCCCCAGCCAGCAGACAGGACCCGGGCCAAGGAAGGCAAAGACACGGTGGAAGCGTATCAGCTCGCCCAGCGCTTGCAGTCCATG cGTACAAGACGACGGCGAGTGCGGGACCCCTGGGGAAACTGGTGTGATGCGAAGGATTTGGAAGGACAGACATTTGAG CATCTGTCTGCTGAGGAATTAGCaagaagaagggaggaggaaaaactgAAACCTGCAAAATCTTCTAAAGGTTCAAGACAAACAAAAAG tTCCTTTGATCCCTTTCAGCTGATTCCGTGCTGCCTGttcactgcagaaaagcag GAACCCTTTCAGGTGAAAGTATCTTCTGAAGCACTTCTAATAATGGATTTG CACTCTCATGTCTCTATGGCAGAAGTAATAGGGCTGCTGGGTGGAAGATACTCAGAAGCGGATAAAATTGTGGAA GTTtgtgcagcagagccctgcaataGTCTCAGTACAGGGCTGCAGTGCGAGATGGACCCAGTGTCTCAGACACAGGCCTCGGAAACACTGGCTGCCAGAGGATACAGTGTCATCGGGTGGTACCATTCCCACCCCGCCTTTGACCCCAACCCCTCCATCCGAGACATTGACACTCAAGCCAAATACCAG agtTACTTCTCCAGGGGTGGTGCCATGTTCATTGGGATGATTATAAGTCCTTACAACCGAAATAATCCTCTCCCATACTCTCAGATGACTTGTCTAGTGATCAGTGATGAGCTCAGTCCTGACGGTTCCTACC GTCTGCCCTACAAGTTTGAAGTCCAGCAGATGCTGGAGGAACCACAGTGGGAATTAATATTTGCAAAAACCAGGTGGATAATTGAAAAGTACAGATTCTGCCATAG CAGTGTTCCCATGGATAAAATTTTCCACAGAGATTCTGACCTGACTTGTTTGCAGAAA CTTTTGGAGTGCATGAGGAAGACTTTGAGCAAGGTCACAAACTGCTTCATTGCTGAAGAGTTCTTGACTCAGATAGAGAACTTGTTCCTTTCCACATACAAGAGTGAACAAAAGAGCGATGCTGAAGGAAACGGGAATCAGAGTTTGAATGAACTGCCTGGGTGA